agttcccatgtagttggtttttTCTCTTGGTCTCCCGCATACTCcgctatgaagtcggtgaggcattgggaTTTAATTGCCGTTCGGGTttcgtacttcaagtcgaactcagAGAGCTCTATTACCCACtaaaccattctccctgcaacatccgtcttttggaggatttacTTCATAGGTTGGTTCattcggactcttattgtgtgggcTTGGAAGTAAGGCCGTAACCTCCGTGAGACTATTACTAAGGAGTAAGtgaacttctctagtttgtggtaccttagttcagggccttgtaggactttgctggtgaagtacaCGGGATGCTGCCCGACCCCATCTTCTCGTATTAGTGCGGATGCTACAGCTTTGTCTGCTACAGACAAGTATAGGACGAGCTCTTCCGCAACTAGAGGTCGGGTCAGGATTGAAGGTTGGCTCAAGAACCTTTTGAACTCTTGGAATGCTTCTTCACACTCTGGAGTCCATTCAAACTGACATCCCTTTCTTAGTagagagaacagtggaagggatcataatgctgatcctgccaaaaacctggagagggctgcaagtcgaccattcaattattgaacctctcttaagcaagtcgggcttttcatttctaggatggCTTTGCACTTGTCGGGATTTGCTTCAATCCCCCTTTGCGTCAGCATAAACCCCAGGAATTTTCCAGCCTCCACTGCGAAGGTACACTTTgtgggatttagcctcatcccatgtaaccttatggtgttaaagacttgcgagaggtctgTCAAGAGGTCGGTTTCTTCCTTggtttttaccagcatatcgtctacgtagacttccattaagttcccgaggtggggagcgaacaccttattcatcagcctttgatatgtggccccggtattttttaatccaaatggcatgaccacgtagaaGTAGTTTGCTctaggcgtgatgaatgatgttttttcttgattCGACTTATTCAtcgggatctggttgtatcccgagtaggcatccataaacgacaagtattgataccccgagctaaAGTCCACTAGAGTATCAatgcttgggagtggatatgggtccttaggacatgccttattcaagtcggtgtagtcgacgcacatcctccacttgccgttttgCTTCTTGACTAGCACTACGTTTGCTAGCCAGGTTGGATATTTaacttctctggtgaagccggcTTCCAGGAGTGCTTGTACCTGCTCCTCCACCGCTTGAGCTCGTTTTGGGCCAAGTTTACGCCTTCGCTGCTGTACAGGTCGTGATCCCGGATATACTGAGAGCctatgggacatgagctcggggtctatcctaGGCATGTCGAaggctttccaggcaaagaggtcagaattatctcttaggagctttGTCAACCTTTGCTTTAGGTTTTCTTCTAGGTCGTCTCCTATAttggtattttttccttcctcttcgccgacctgtattTCTTCAGTTTTTCCTCCTGGTTGTGGTCACAGCTCTTCTTTGGCTCTCGTGCcaccgagctctatggtgtgaactttcttgccttttcctctcaggttcaggcttttattgtagcattttcttgccaatttctggtctccccgtaccgttgctatccccgcatatgtcgggaatttcatgcaaaggtggggGTAGATACCACTTCCCCGAGTCAATTTAGGGTAGTTCTGCCAATCaaggcattatatgctgaccccacgtcgatgactataaagtctatgctcagagttttggatttttcccctttcCCAAAAGACGTATAGAGGGGCAAGAATCCCAGTGGTTTTATTGGCGTGTCTCCCAAACCGTACAGGGTATCGGGGTAAGCTCTCAACTCTTTTTCATCTAACCTTAGTTTGTCGAACGCGGGCTTAAAAAGGATGTCTgctgaactcccttggtctactagagttctgtggagatgggcattggctaggatcatggttatcaccaCTGGATCATCATGTCCAGGGATTACTCCTTGCCCATCCTCCTTTGTAAATGAGATGGTTGGGAGGTCGGGTGATTCGCTCCCGACCTGGTAAACTCACTTGAGGTGTCTCTTGCGAGATGACTTGGTGAGACCCCCTCCCACAAATCCTCCCGAGATCATATGAATGTGTCTCTTGGGGGTTTGTGGTGGGGGGTCTCTTCGGTCCCCGTCATCTCACTTTCTTTTcccatgattgtccgacctttccatgagatatctatcaagtcggccttctctggccaacttttctatcacatttttgaggTCGTAGCAATCATTTGTTGAGTGGCCATacatcttatggtactcacagtaatcgCTGCGGCttcctccctttttatttttgatgggTTTGGGAGGTGACAGTCTTTCAGTATTGTagatttctctgtatacatccaccatggaaacttttagaggagtataagagtgatatctcTTTGATCTGTCGAGACCGacttcctcttttttcttgggctccctttctttctcttttatcgAGTGGgggtgcccaggtcgccaactcggctctcgtagtctggcattctcctccatgttgatgtacttttctgctcttTCTTGTACATCGCTCAAGGAAGTGAggtgcctttttgatatggactgcgaGAAGGGACCTTCTTTAAGTCCATTTACTAGTCCCATGATGATtgcctcggtgggcaggtcttgaatctccaagcaCGCTTTGTTGAACATTTCCATGTAATCCCGtaaaggttctccgacctcctgttttactcccaggaggctcggtgcgtgctttactttatccttctggatggagaacgtCATTAAGAATTTTCTCGAGAGATCTTCAAAGCTGGTAACCGACCTTGGAGGgaggctatcgaaccacttcatcgccgctttcgacagggtggtcgggaaagctttgcagcgagttacatcagaagcatcagccagatacatccgacctTTGAAATTGCTTAAATGATGCTTCGGGTCCGTGGTACCGTCATAGAGGTTCATATCAGGGCTTTTGAAGTTTCTtgaaacttttgccctcattatgtcctcactgaaCGGATCCTCTCCTCCCAGGGGCGACTCTTCTCGGTCACCACGGGAGTTCCGACTTCTAAGGGAGGATTCTAGATTCGAGAGTTTTTCTTCTAACTCTTTTCGCCACTCTATCTCTTCCCTTAGATTTCACTCCGCCTCTCGCTGTCGTTCTAATTCTTGTTCCAGCTGTTCTAAACGACCTTGGTGACCATGGATCAACCCCATTAGCTCGGCTGCAGGGGGTGGCCCTTCCTTTCCTGATTCTCGTCCCTCCGAGGAGTTTACCTTTGGGTTTTTTAACCCAGATGTGCCTTCTCTATGTTGGTCGTTGGCTCCCTGGTGAATGGTTAGGTCTGCGTCGTTGTTTCCGGTATCTAGGTTTTCTTGCTCGGAATCGGACGCTATATGACCATATCTTCTGGTGAAttgtccgccatcactggttgatctctcgggttccccggcaacggcgccaatgttatgatgggtaaccggagattaatgggctggactcgTTAGGTTGGCTCAATCGTCTGAGGGGAAAATCCTTCGAAGGGATTCGCGCTtctgggcctccgtccgacttgtgagtatgagtgaatggagggtggtacctgcaaagacactccgatgcctaagtcagcaaaggtgtaagcaggtctagagagtattgggacttagagatacctgaggggtgtcagtgtatttatagtggtgaaccaataaccaccgttgaagtagttccaccttttaaggtggataaccgtccctttatcttagggaagttgagatagGGCTCCtgaaagtgggttgagagattttaggggcagttactcgtTTGAATGAGTGTCTATCTGCCAGCTGATTTTCGTccccgacttctttggagcaagTCGTATCAAGAACCGACTTCTCAGGGGAAGGTCGGTGTCAGGCGAAGCTCAATCCTGTGGGTTAGACCTTTCGTTTGGACTTGGGTCTTAGTGTTGGGCCAGGATATGAACAGTAATATTTGTGGAACTACAATATAATTTCTGTCAAAATATAGAAAGTGATATCTTGAAGAGAGTGAGCAATATTCTGTACAGAACTCCCGTTATTGTATTTAGCGGACTAATACAATTTGATACTATGTCCATTATTGACGAAACAAGTATGTAGCATATGTTTCATATTCATAAGCAAACTCATGTGCAAGAGTCAAAGATTGAGTTACATGTTGAGTTGGAACATATAGTTGCGGAGAAGATTCAACATGACCCAGATATGAAAAATTATAGAGTTGAAGTGTACAAAAGAATGAACAGTAAGAGTGAAGAGGACTTTGAAGCTAACTACGAAATCAGTGACTACAACGGAGATGGTCACGAGGCAAGTGATGCAGTCGTACAAAATTTAGTGGTTTCACACACAGCCAGTCAACCCGTCGATGTTCCACCTTTTATACATAGTTTGGATATTGACGTTATACATGCACCAGAATTTTCTGAATATGTGAACACGAGTGAGTAATATATTTTCTTAGTTTATAGTTTGGATGGATTGATGAGTGACCATTTGTTTTTTCTGTAGGTGTTATTTTTTAGGATAGTGAGTTCATGATTGAGATGGAATGCAATTCTAGACAGTTAGTAGTCGCGGCAATTAGGAGTTATAATATCTCTAGAGGAGTAGATTACATTGTGTATGAGTTTGAGATATAGACGTTCTATGCAAAATGTAAGACGTATGGTCGTGGATATGATTGCCTTATCCGAATTAGCTTGATTTAGAAAAAAAGGTTGCTGGGAgataaagaaaatatatataataggagGCACACGTGCACCATGGGAACAATTTCACAAGATCATTCCAAGTTGGATTCAAACATAGTTGCGGATGCTATAAGGTCATTGTTTGAAACTGACACATCTATGAAGGTGAAATTTATAATTTCAGAAGTTCAGTCTAGGTTCAACTACACTATTAATTATTGTAAGGCTTGGTAAGCAAAGAAAAAGtccatcaaaaatattttcaatgatTGGGAAGAATCTTACCAAACTCTGCCAATGTAGTGCACGGTAATGTTCAATAGATGTCGGACTCAATTGTCTAAATAAAAATACGACCCTTATATAACGGGACTTAAGAGGTGAAGAATGTAAAGATATTGCATTGGATATTCTGAAATTTTAATCCATATGTTAGAGCGTTTCGACATTACAAGTCTTTAGTTAAGATTGACGatacaacataaaaaatataaaagtaccTTTTTAGTTGTAATTACACaagataaaaatcaaaatattatgCCGATTGCTTCTGCCATCCTAAAAAATGAAATCGTTAATGCGTGACACTTTTTTCTTTAGTGACGACACCAAACAACAAGAAACAATTCTCTGTATCATTGTCAATTAGAAGAACACCAACTTTTGACATTGGCCATCCTCCCTCGGAACATAATAATAAGGATGTGCATATGTGACAAGCATCCATGATGTTTTCTTTGGCTATGGAGGGTTTGAATTCCGAGTGTTAAGAAACTTGGCCTTAGGACTACAAGAACTTTACAGAATTTATCATAGTccaaaaattcaaactctttatTATCTCTTCTGTAATAGTAGTTATATAGCAACACTACAGAATGTATCTGATAatcatatattttattattaattaggaATACCATCAAATATATTTTCTTATATGATATGATAAAGTTTTTTGTCCATCTGTTATAGTTCACACTAACATTTAAAAATAACTTATAACATGGTTATTATTTTCTAGATCGGTTACTCGACAAACATTATATGCTCCTTAAAGTCAAGTTATGATGTAATAATTACATAGTAGAAATGAACATTCATCCAAATTGTTATAAGATCACATGAAAAAAACAACGAAAGGAGAATCTCTTACAAAACTCGTAACCAATATTCGAATAAACAATGACTTGAACATTCAAGTATATTTGACAAGTACCCGCACTATTATTTTGAAGGAAATTCGAGGAATTACATAGCACTCAAACAAATTGACAAGCTATACCTCGGTTGAAGGTTAGGCATACCAGAAAAGTTCTGATCCTTGCAATTCATAGATTACATAATAAAAGTTTCAACAGCATGTACAATAATTCTTTAATTCAGCTCACATCTCTTAATCTTCTAAGCACAGGGTAAaacaaagtaattaaaaaaaCTATCTTGTTATTGTTTATGGTGTAAATATAAAATTGTTTTAGAGCAAAGGTAAAATTGTTGGCAGCAATGAATCAACCAATTATTTAAGGAATGCTGTTATTACATCTGATGGAGATGGACCCATCTTTTATAGTATATACATGATTCAATACTAAATGAAATCTAATAATATATCAGATACTCTACCATATATGACAAATGTTTACCAATTTTCTGACAAATATCATGATCCATTTAAATAGTTTTTACCAATTTTgtgttaaaatttaattttcaatatcatattttagatattttgtcTTAATTAGATATATTGTTTACGTAACAAATTAGCTACTAAATCAAACACAATATANNNNNNNNNNNNNNNNNNNNNNNNNNNNNNNNNNNNNNNNNNNNNNNNNNNNNNNNNNNNNNNNNNNNNNNNNNNNNNNNNNNNNNNNNNNNNNNNNNNNNNNNNNNNNNNNNNNNNNNNNNNNNNNNNNNNNNNNNNNNNNNNNNNNNNNNNNNNNNNNNNNNNNNNNNNNNNNNNNNNNNNNNNNNNNNNNNNNNNNNNNNNNNNNNNNNNNNNNNNNNNNNNNNNNNNNNNNNNNNNNNNNNNNNNNNNNNNNNNNNNNNNNNNNNNNNNNNNNNNNNNNNNNNNNNNNNNNNNNNNNNNNNNNNNNNNNNNNNNNNNNNNNNNNNNNNNNNNNNNNNNNNNNNNNNNNNNNNNNNNNNNNNNNNNNNNNNNNNNNNNNNNNNNNNNNNNNNNNNNNNNNNNNNNNNNNNNNNNNNNNNNNNNNNNNNNNNNNNNNNNNNNNNNNNNNNNNNNNNNNNNNNNNNNNNNNNNNNNNNNNNNNNNNNNNNNNNNNNNNNNNNNNNNNNNNNNNNNNNNNNNNNNNNNNNNNNNNNNNNNNNNNNNNNNNNNNNNNNNNNNNNNNNNNNNTCAAAcacaatatatttatatataaatatatattatattacttatttttaatacatattttatattataatatataCTAAATATAGATGTtaaatttaataactaatttttaatatatatgttaATTTTGGGTAATTCACATAATTAAACCAACTTAGATTCAATATTACGTATATCATCCAAAATAAAAAACGTAACGTGAATCACCCAGATGtcatttctatataaatcgaaacaGTGTTGTTCGATTTATATAGTATCCTAGTAAATCTAATAGAGTTGTTTCAGTTTACACATGCATGCAACGTTTTGATAGTAAATCTAGTTAGGCCGTTTCGATTTATACAATACATAGTAACCTACTAAATCTATGCCCATCATTTCGATTTATGCATAGTTTCGTACCCAATGTAATTCGAAACAGCTCCATTAGATTTACTAGGAGGATCTCTATATATAGAGTTCGAATTAAAGCCATTCGAACCACATTCCACAACCTTTCCCACCGAATCCTCAGCCAAAATACTCCAACATTTGAAAAAAATAACGTGATGGGGATAATCTGGACCGTCTTTATCGTTTAGACGGGGTTGCCCACATTACTGGTGTCGTCAATGAAGAGATTAGTgtatacaattttttttcaaaaataatattagaTATTTTACGTTAATGTTTTTTTGTTCATTTTAATGATGGTCGTTATTAGAATTGATAAACTAGATAGAGTGGTTAGATTAGTGGCTTAATAATATATAGAGGTTTAACCAAAAAAGTTCTAATTTAGATAGTGGTAACAAATAAGGAAAAAAATATGAGTAGTGAAGATGGCCATGTAGTTAAATTTAGTTCGAGCAAGTCTAGTAATTAGAATCGTTGTTGTGAATTGGGCGGTAAGAAAgcatgttttattattattaaacttttttttttcaggcCCAATTTGATGAGTACATTAATGTTTTTTGTGTTCGTATCCGTTACATTATTTGGTTGCCTTTATGGTATTATTTGGATTAAGATATGCATTAGTTGATATTGTTATGTAGATATGTTTTGATGTGGTCGTAAGAAACAATCTGTTGTGTTATTTATGTAGCCTCATCGATGTATCGGTAGCATGAGACAATAGCAAGGTATGCGGATGGATGAGAGGATCGTTCTGTACTTACACATGATCAGTGGAAAACCGATGAACCGGATCTTATGCCAGTCCGGTCTGATATTTGAACCGTATAAAGAAAAAAATCGATACGAACCGGTCAAACTCGGAATGAATCGTTAAAAACCGGTCAAATCCAGTGAAGACCGATCCAACCAAACTGCTTGGTAttgaaaatttattcaaaattcttGAGTCAGGGTTCAAACCCTCACCCTCGTAAATGGAGGCGCCTTGCATAGCCACTAGGGTGCTATTGTCCTTATCATTATATATGCagatttaaatatatataaatatctttcATGAGTTTcatcaaataatttatttttatttaatttattttaattaataaatacttgtagtatataatagtataataaatataaattaattaataaattattaaaaattaaaaataatagttattttaatataaaaacaaaataaaaatatctataatagagtaaaaataataaaatatttattgttcTTATtccatattattttaaaatagctTGAAATTCTTAAAATGttagtgaaaatatgtattttaaatttttaactattttttatttttatttacataggatcGAGTCAACCGGTTTAACCAGTGatccaccggttgaaccaatgaCCCAGTGACCCAGTAGTCTGATCGGTTCAATCACcagttcggttctgacaactatggtttataccatcttgcgaggcTGAACGAGGCCTGGTTTAGGCTGGACGAGCCGTTGGTGAGTGCATTCGTGGAAAGATGGCATCCAGAAACGCATacgtttcatatgccgttcggaaAGTGTACAATTACACTGCAGGGTACTAATTAGAGCTCCCGATCGATGGACAGTACGTCAGTGGATACCTGACAGAGTTTGAGCGATACATCCAGAGCGGTCGTGCCAGCTAAGGTGTGGTTCTAGGAGTTGCTGAGTGTAATGCCTCATGCGAACTGCATCGACAAGTTTATGATGAAATGCAGTGATTCCCAATGGCGCCGATGACGCCACCATTTGGAGGTATGCACGGACACTACCCGGGGTGGCGAAGGTTGTGGAATGTGGTTCGAATGGCTCCAATTTGAACTCTATATATAGGGATCCTCCTAGTAAATCTAATGGAGCTGTTTTGAATTACATTAGCCACGAAACCATGCATAAATTGAAACTGGCTGTTTCGAATTATTATGAGCTTTCCATCTTCATAAATCGAAACGGTGTGCATAGATTTAGTAGGTTACCATATCTTGTATAAATCGAAACGGCCTAACTAAATTTACTACCAAACGTTGCATGCATGTGTAAATCGAAACAGCTCCATTAGATTTACTAGGATACTATATAAATCGATTTACTAGGATATCATATAAATCGAATAACATTGTTTCTATTTATGTTCATTCCTAAATCTATTTTAGCTATtttgatttatataaaaatgaCATTTAAATGATTCACgttacattttttattttgggtGATATGCGTAATATTAAAtttagattagtttaattatgtgAATTAcccataatttttataataagaaTTGTCCTATTCCTTGATAAAAGTTGGTAACAACTTAAAATTTCATGTGCTTATCAAAATTAATCTAGTATACTTTGGACGGATTAgtgaaataaaatcaaatcaacCAATAAAATATTATTTGGAGTTAGGTATAGTAGTTGGTTCCTCCCTCCAAATTGAAACTCCCACAAACATGTCGGTGATTTCATGCTTCTCTTTTGGCCGAACCAAAATCTTCAACTTTACGGCTTCAACAACTTCAAGATCCCTCTTTTCCTCAAAAACCAGCATACCTACCTCATCAACAGCCAAAAGAACTGTGCAACGTTCAGTTAAAATTGAACAACGCACGGTGAGaacttcagattttttttttttttaacgttgctATTTTCAACTTCCAGATAAAATTAGTGAACAATTGTTGTAAGAATCTTTTAATTCACTATACAGAAGTTTGGAATAACTGATATTGATGGATGTCCGTACAAAGGAGCAAATGAATTGGTTCAACGCAGTAAATTTCTATTTTTGCTTCATTTTGCTGATTTCAGCTGATACCATTGCAATGTGATTAGCTTAGGAAGCTCAAATTGTGAAGTTCATATATAATATAGGTGAACCACCACCCCATTGGGAAAAGGTGCTTGAAGGGATTCGCAAAATGATGAGTTTTTCTAAAGATGGAACAGTTGACTCAATGGAATCTGAAGAAGCTGCTGATACTGTACCTCCTAAGGTGTAGTGACTAGTGCTGACTTAACTATTTGTTTGTATCGTCAAAAAATTTGACTAATATGATTCTGTTCTCAAGACAAAAATACAAAGATATTTAGAGATGTAACTTTTATATCTTTTGCTTCGAACCTTGAATTGATTGGGATGTTATAGCAACTTTTCGGTTCAACATTATGTTAAGCATGATATGGATGAATGTAACCCTTATCTTAATTCTTACATATACAACTAGGAAAGAAGATTTGCTGTCTTGGCATCTACTGTTTTATCAAGCCAAACTAAGGGGCATGTTTCTCAAGGTAAGCACATAAAAAGTTAAATATTTTGATTCTGGTCTTAGCTTGAGGTTGTACTTGTAGACTCATTCAACTTTGGTCCACAAGTTTGCTCATAATTTCTCTTGGTTTCTGTGAACACTACTTAAAACTGTGTTTTTTCTCAAGAATAGGAGCAACTAAACGTCTTCGGCTAAATGGTCTGCTTACTGCTGATACAATCAACAAAGCTGATGAAGAAACCATCAGAAAGTTGATTTACCCTGTATGCTACTTTCCTACTTGGTAGTTTTTGAGATTCAAAAGATTTGGATTTGGTTGTAAATTACGGATGCTACTTCTGAAGTTCATAGTTTTGCttttatcattctcattattcattgAGCATATACACTTTTTGTTTACCCAGGTTGGATTTTATAAGAGAAAAGCCAGCAACTTGAAAAAGATTGCAGATATTTGTCTCATGAAATATGATGGAGACATACCTAATTCAGTTGAGGAACTGCTCTTACTTCCAGGTGTAGGTCCTAAGATAGCTTATTTGGTATGTGCAATAGCTTTTCTAATTCAAACCCTGTGGTTTGTTAGTATTTTAGTTCATTTTGTTAGTGATAATCCAGGTTATGATTCTTGGATGGAACAATGTTCAAGGGATATGCGTCGATACTCATGTCCACCGCATTTGCAATCGCCTTGGATGGGTTTCCAGAGCAGGCACAAAGCAGGTTTCTTTTGAGTTTGGTGGCATCATATCCTATGTATCCAACTAATGTCACAATTGGAAGTTGCTAAATTCTCTTCCCACTGCAGAAAACATCAACACCGGAAGAAACAAGAAAGGCGTTGCAGCGTTGGCTCCCAAGAGAAGAATGGGTTCCAATAAATCCCCTTATGGTATGCCCAGCACATTTCCTTTTGAATTAGTAACAAGAAATATGCAGGTGTTATTGCTGCACTACTAAAGGCTCTTTAGGTATCAGATTTAACTAGTGTTTGCTATGTATGGCTTGAATATGAACAGGTAGATTTTGGTCGAACAATTTGCACTCCTTTACGACCTCATTGTGGAAAGTGTTGTATAAGTAGTCTGTGCCCATCAGCATTCACAGAGACTTCTAAGCCATCTTCCAAGTCCAATAAGTCCGAACTGAAAAAGAGGCTTTAATCAAAAACTGATTCTTGCATTTCAAGTTTGAAAGGTGATCACTCAAACAGAGTTGACTTCATATGAAGAGGACAAGTGAAAACGGTTAGATGATTTGGTATGATTTGACTAAATTAGTGTCTTAATGGTTTTCGATTATTATCTTCACATGAACATGTGAAAGCTCACCAATTTGAAATGCTCAATCAATATCTTGAATATCATACATGGTCGTTGAGAATTAGGTTTGACAAAATCATTTCAAGGCTTACATAACCAACACGATATATATGTATCTAGAGATCTATGTTTTTAAAAAGTATATAGGCAATCAAATTGGTATTTGTTTCGTCGCCTTAAGTAGGTTTTGCCATGTCACTAACAGTTGTTTAGGAATTGCTTTGCAAGAGTTAAGCTAGTTCTGTGCTGGTAATACTTTGATTGAACTCGAATGCCTGTAATTTTGTTGGAAAAAAATGCAGTCATGCACACAGAAATACAAACACCACATTGAAGCAATGACCAAATATCTAATTTCTACGGATTATGGGAAAATTACACAGAAGGCATATAAGCTGTCCCTTCTCCTTGCATGTTTTCTATTCACTAGGCTACTTGAGGAAGCCTACTCTTACGCCAGATCCAATAGTTAACTCTAATCGGATCAATCTTTTCCAGGATCGAACAAATCATGCTTGCTATATCTAGATCTTGTGTATCTAAATCTGGAATCTTCAAAGCCTCAATGGCATCTCTGAAGTCTTGATTTGGTTGATAACCATGACAGATAAGATCCAAAAGAGTGCTAAGAGCAAACAAATAGTTACTCTTGGAACTCAAAATCTTTAAACAAATTGATGAAACTTGAGGCTCGTTTACCCATGATGTGGTTTCACCTTTGTAAAGTCCTCGAAGATATTTCCATGAGCTCTCGTTTTCAGGGTAAGCTTCGATGGCTTTGATAGTGTAGAGCACTTCAGACTCTCTCATGGCCTTAAGGCCACCCAGGAAGGGAGACCTTGTTATGACAAAATATCTCTGTTAAAAAATGCATGTTAATAATACCATCTAAATTTGTAAGGAGAAGAATATGaaaatattaagaaaagaaacataTAAAATTATTCCAAACAAAGTAAACTTCTATAAGAAAATGCGAACGAAGCCATATCTAGTGGATTCCAAccccaaaaaaaacaaaaaaaaaaatcctttttcccctttttc
The DNA window shown above is from Arachis ipaensis cultivar K30076 chromosome B08, Araip1.1, whole genome shotgun sequence and carries:
- the LOC107613570 gene encoding endonuclease III homolog 2, chloroplastic-like isoform X2 translates to MSVISCFSFGRTKIFNFTASTTSRSLFSSKTSIPTSSTAKRTVQRSVKIEQRTKFGITDIDGCPYKGANELVQRSEPPPHWEKVLEGIRKMMSFSKDGTVDSMESEEAADTVPPKERRFAVLASTVLSSQTKGHVSQGATKRLRLNGLLTADTINKADEETIRKLIYPVGFYKRKASNLKKIADICLMKYDGDIPNSVEELLLLPGYDSWMEQCSRDMRRYSCPPHLQSPWMGFQSRHKAENINTGRNKKGVAALAPKRRMGSNKSPYGRFWSNNLHSFTTSLWKVLYK
- the LOC107613570 gene encoding endonuclease III homolog 2, chloroplastic-like isoform X1; the encoded protein is MSVISCFSFGRTKIFNFTASTTSRSLFSSKTSIPTSSTAKRTVQRSVKIEQRTKFGITDIDGCPYKGANELVQRSEPPPHWEKVLEGIRKMMSFSKDGTVDSMESEEAADTVPPKERRFAVLASTVLSSQTKGHVSQGATKRLRLNGLLTADTINKADEETIRKLIYPVGFYKRKASNLKKIADICLMKYDGDIPNSVEELLLLPGVGPKIAYLVMILGWNNVQGICVDTHVHRICNRLGWVSRAGTKQKTSTPEETRKALQRWLPREEWVPINPLMVDFGRTICTPLRPHCGKCCISSLCPSAFTETSKPSSKSNKSELKKRL
- the LOC107613570 gene encoding endonuclease III homolog 2, chloroplastic-like isoform X3 — translated: MMSFSKDGTVDSMESEEAADTVPPKERRFAVLASTVLSSQTKGHVSQGATKRLRLNGLLTADTINKADEETIRKLIYPVGFYKRKASNLKKIADICLMKYDGDIPNSVEELLLLPGVGPKIAYLVMILGWNNVQGICVDTHVHRICNRLGWVSRAGTKQKTSTPEETRKALQRWLPREEWVPINPLMVDFGRTICTPLRPHCGKCCISSLCPSAFTETSKPSSKSNKSELKKRL